One window of Arcobacter sp. F2176 genomic DNA carries:
- a CDS encoding double-cubane-cluster-containing anaerobic reductase has translation MSVEEHRKLLSEINVDVDRHAKMMNMGLESYKAQFMSQKNRPEGMKYFDWFMSEIQGQRIAEINELRKQKKPAVGAFCIFVPEEIIVGAGGACFGLCGGSPATIADAETELPRNICPLIKSAHGFKLQRTCAYTQSSDFIYGETTCEAKKKTWEILNKHHPVHVMNIPHMKRDKDLKMWKEEIVEFKKHIEEVTGKKLSLEEMLEGTRIINEKRKALLRLDSLRGLNPEVMPITGKDALFVTQMGFLDDPKRYTQKVNELCDELEKRVEDKISVFEKDTPRLMILGTPIAPPNWKLHTAVESSGGAIINEESCIGHRYYKDNVDIDNIKNEDDLMEELMKRYSAVDCACFTPNTPRIDKILKMYKDRQADGVIYYTLSFCHTYNVESFLVTEALEAAGIPCLVIESDYSPEDAGQIKTRVEAFLESISFKKKANKLKSKS, from the coding sequence ATGAGTGTAGAAGAACACAGAAAATTACTTTCAGAAATTAATGTTGATGTTGATAGACATGCAAAAATGATGAATATGGGACTTGAGTCTTATAAAGCTCAATTTATGTCTCAAAAAAATAGACCAGAGGGTATGAAATACTTTGATTGGTTTATGAGTGAAATTCAAGGTCAAAGAATCGCTGAAATCAATGAACTTAGAAAGCAAAAAAAACCAGCTGTTGGTGCATTTTGTATCTTTGTACCAGAAGAGATAATTGTAGGAGCTGGTGGTGCATGTTTTGGTTTATGTGGTGGAAGCCCTGCAACAATCGCAGATGCTGAAACTGAACTTCCAAGAAATATCTGTCCTTTAATCAAATCAGCTCATGGATTTAAACTTCAAAGAACATGTGCATATACTCAATCTTCTGATTTCATATATGGTGAAACAACCTGTGAAGCTAAGAAAAAAACATGGGAAATCCTTAATAAACATCATCCAGTACATGTTATGAATATTCCACATATGAAAAGAGATAAAGATTTAAAAATGTGGAAAGAAGAAATAGTTGAGTTCAAAAAACATATTGAAGAAGTTACTGGAAAAAAACTAAGTCTTGAAGAGATGTTAGAAGGAACAAGAATTATAAATGAAAAAAGAAAAGCACTTTTAAGACTTGATTCACTAAGAGGATTAAATCCAGAAGTTATGCCAATAACTGGAAAAGATGCACTATTTGTAACTCAAATGGGATTTTTAGATGATCCAAAAAGATATACACAAAAAGTAAATGAACTTTGTGATGAATTAGAAAAAAGAGTTGAAGATAAAATTTCAGTATTTGAAAAAGATACTCCAAGACTTATGATTTTAGGAACTCCTATTGCTCCACCAAATTGGAAACTTCACACTGCTGTTGAAAGTTCAGGTGGTGCTATTATAAATGAAGAGTCATGTATTGGACATAGATATTATAAAGATAATGTAGATATTGATAATATCAAAAATGAAGATGACTTGATGGAAGAACTAATGAAAAGATATAGTGCAGTTGATTGTGCATGTTTTACTCCAAATACGCCAAGAATTGATAAAATCTTAAAAATGTATAAAGATAGACAAGCTGATGGAGTTATATATTATACACTATCTTTTTGTCATACATACAATGTAGAATCATTCCTAGTAACAGAAGCTCTAGAAGCAGCTGGAATTCCTTGTTTAGTAATAGAATCAGATTATTCTCCTGAAGATGCAGGACAAATAAAAACAAGAGTTGAAGCTTTCTTAGAAAGTATCTCATTTAAGAAAAAAGCAAATAAGCTAAAATCAAAAAGCTAA
- a CDS encoding acyl-CoA dehydratase activase, giving the protein MYWGVDVGSTYTKICGINEKKELVEMSVIPTIVNQDEIVKKYLKDKDIKMLVSTGYGRHMIEETFSCPVISEIKAHAKGAYFFNNNAQMVIDLGGQDSKVILLDKSGGFVDFKMNDKCAAGTGKFLEIAANRMGLNLDEFSKIGFEANKKLSISSMCAVFAESEVVSLIAKRESASNICYAVHESIASRLASMASKFACKSEIILFTGGGALDSFLVKLLSEKLEKTILASKHPQLTGAIGAALCGYEIYQEI; this is encoded by the coding sequence ATGTATTGGGGAGTTGATGTTGGTTCCACATATACAAAAATATGTGGAATCAATGAAAAAAAAGAGCTAGTTGAAATGAGTGTTATTCCAACTATTGTAAATCAAGATGAAATAGTAAAAAAATATCTAAAAGATAAAGATATAAAAATGCTAGTTTCCACAGGATATGGTAGACACATGATAGAAGAAACCTTCTCATGTCCTGTAATAAGTGAAATAAAAGCACATGCAAAAGGCGCATATTTTTTTAATAACAATGCACAAATGGTTATTGACTTAGGTGGGCAAGATAGTAAGGTAATATTACTGGATAAAAGCGGTGGTTTTGTTGATTTTAAGATGAATGACAAATGTGCGGCTGGAACTGGCAAGTTTTTAGAAATAGCAGCAAATAGAATGGGCTTAAATCTAGATGAATTTTCAAAGATTGGATTTGAAGCCAATAAAAAATTATCTATCTCAAGTATGTGTGCTGTTTTTGCAGAATCAGAAGTAGTTTCACTAATTGCAAAAAGAGAGAGTGCTTCAAATATCTGTTATGCAGTACATGAATCAATCGCTTCAAGACTTGCATCTATGGCTAGCAAGTTTGCTTGTAAAAGTGAGATAATACTTTTTACAGGTGGAGGAGCTTTAGATAGTTTTTTAGTAAAACTATTATCTGAAAAATTAGAAAAAACTATTCTTGCATCTAAACATCCTCAACTAACAGGAGCAATTGGTGCTGCTCTTTGTGGATATGAAATTTATCAAGAAATATGA
- the yedF gene encoding sulfurtransferase-like selenium metabolism protein YedF, whose product MKTMKKTLFLKSDKIGDGELGSMLTKGFLSAILEQENTPKSIICVNSAVLLTTEKEDNEILIILKKIEEKGVKIYSCGTCLDYYNKRDDLKVGVAGNAMDIVNSLLSEDIVTF is encoded by the coding sequence ATGAAAACTATGAAAAAAACTCTATTTTTAAAATCAGATAAAATCGGTGATGGTGAATTAGGCTCAATGCTAACAAAAGGCTTTTTAAGTGCAATTCTTGAACAAGAAAATACACCTAAATCTATTATTTGCGTTAATAGTGCTGTTCTTTTGACTACAGAAAAAGAAGATAATGAGATACTTATTATCTTGAAAAAGATAGAAGAAAAAGGTGTTAAAATCTACTCTTGTGGAACTTGTCTTGATTATTATAATAAGAGAGATGATTTAAAAGTTGGAGTTGCTGGTAATGCAATGGATATTGTAAACTCTCTTTTAAGTGAAGATATAGTTACTTTTTAA
- a CDS encoding transglutaminase-like domain-containing protein — MERRTFLKGSALLTTTMLVSPSFLSAKETNAFGIKEGTRKFTITNKFEIKPSDEETQLWVPLPLDSTYQKVANLKYEGNYAEAYIAKNDYDTKVLYVKWNKGTETRVLTVKIDMVTMQKEHNLKLAKNNMNYPKDVQKFLEGTAHIPVSDKMKLFTDNIIKDAKTPLEKAQAIYDWTVTTMYRDNSVIGCGVGDAKKAIEEKIYGGKCTDISSVFVTLLRNANIPAREVFGIRVGKSKIAKACGKADENGLAKITGGQHCRAEFYISGLGWVPADPADVTKVRLAEKLTNEDQKVKDAKKFMFGNWEMNWVAFNYARDFVLNPKPAQYPLNMLGYPYAETGEDPLNYYDAKDFSYSYISQEHK; from the coding sequence ATGGAAAGAAGAACATTTTTAAAAGGTTCAGCACTACTTACTACAACTATGCTTGTAAGTCCAAGCTTTTTAAGTGCAAAAGAAACAAACGCTTTTGGAATCAAAGAAGGAACTAGAAAATTTACAATTACAAATAAATTTGAAATCAAACCAAGTGATGAAGAGACTCAACTATGGGTTCCACTTCCTTTAGATTCTACTTATCAAAAAGTTGCAAACTTAAAATATGAAGGAAACTATGCAGAAGCATATATAGCAAAAAATGATTATGATACAAAAGTACTTTATGTAAAATGGAACAAAGGGACTGAAACAAGAGTCTTAACTGTTAAAATTGACATGGTAACTATGCAAAAAGAACATAATCTAAAACTTGCTAAAAATAATATGAACTATCCTAAAGATGTTCAAAAATTCTTAGAAGGAACTGCTCATATTCCTGTAAGTGATAAGATGAAACTATTTACAGATAATATTATCAAAGATGCAAAAACTCCACTTGAAAAAGCTCAAGCAATCTATGATTGGACAGTTACTACTATGTATAGAGATAATAGTGTAATTGGTTGTGGAGTTGGTGATGCTAAAAAAGCAATTGAAGAAAAAATCTATGGTGGAAAATGTACAGATATTAGTTCTGTTTTTGTAACACTACTTAGAAATGCAAACATTCCAGCAAGAGAAGTATTTGGAATAAGAGTTGGTAAATCAAAAATCGCAAAAGCTTGTGGTAAAGCAGATGAAAATGGTTTAGCAAAAATAACTGGTGGTCAACATTGTCGTGCTGAATTTTATATAAGTGGTTTAGGATGGGTTCCTGCTGATCCTGCTGATGTTACAAAAGTAAGACTTGCAGAAAAACTTACAAACGAAGATCAAAAAGTAAAAGATGCAAAAAAATTCATGTTTGGAAATTGGGAAATGAATTGGGTAGCATTTAACTACGCAAGAGATTTCGTACTTAATCCAAAACCTGCACAATATCCACTTAATATGTTAGGATATCCATATGCAGAAACTGGAGAAGATCCATTAAATTATTATGATGCGAAGGATTTCTCTTATAGTTATATCTCACAAGAGCATAAGTGA
- a CDS encoding mercuric transporter MerT family protein, producing the protein MNKINIPIIGAVLTALLSTLCCLPAFLFLFFGISSGVLTYFTELDFLRIPMVIITFALLFFAVKRFKKKISCKCTKKQRTIHIIFTTLFFSLIFFLLLYPELIPLFMD; encoded by the coding sequence GTGAATAAAATAAATATTCCGATAATAGGAGCAGTTTTAACTGCTCTTTTATCAACATTATGCTGTTTACCAGCATTTTTATTCTTATTTTTTGGAATATCAAGTGGAGTATTGACCTATTTTACTGAACTTGATTTTTTAAGAATTCCAATGGTTATAATAACCTTTGCACTCTTATTTTTTGCAGTAAAAAGATTTAAAAAGAAAATATCATGTAAATGTACAAAAAAACAAAGAACAATACACATTATCTTTACAACACTATTTTTTTCTTTAATCTTTTTTTTATTACTATACCCTGAACTAATACCACTATTTATGGATTGA
- a CDS encoding heavy-metal-associated domain-containing protein, producing the protein MKTLILFLSLCTFIFASNISIIKVEKMHCPLCTIAVKKAIKKVDGVEKVSVKLNTKKATVIYDDKVKLADILAAIKTTSYEGVVLSTSKYTK; encoded by the coding sequence ATGAAAACACTTATTTTATTTTTATCATTATGTACTTTTATTTTTGCTTCAAATATAAGCATCATAAAAGTTGAAAAAATGCACTGTCCTTTATGTACTATTGCTGTAAAAAAAGCCATCAAAAAAGTTGATGGTGTAGAAAAAGTTAGTGTTAAACTAAATACAAAAAAAGCAACCGTTATTTATGATGATAAAGTTAAGCTAGCTGATATATTAGCAGCTATTAAAACAACTTCATATGAAGGTGTTGTTTTATCTACATCAAAATATACAAAATAA
- a CDS encoding DoxX family protein, with the protein MEKKESCCISSERDYTDISKLMLRFTVGFLLLFHGMAKINYGISFIEELLASKGLPTIIAYGSYIGEIVAPIMLIIGFRVRIASIIIFFTLIMAVFLGHLDDFFTLSEVGAWAMEVQIFYLMGSLAIFLQGAGKYSIDGCTKNK; encoded by the coding sequence ATGGAGAAAAAAGAAAGTTGCTGTATTTCATCAGAGCGTGATTATACAGATATTTCAAAATTAATGTTAAGATTTACAGTTGGTTTTTTACTTTTGTTTCATGGAATGGCTAAAATAAATTATGGTATATCATTTATAGAAGAATTATTGGCTAGTAAAGGACTACCAACTATTATTGCTTATGGTTCATATATTGGTGAGATTGTTGCTCCCATAATGTTAATAATAGGTTTTAGAGTAAGAATAGCTTCTATAATTATTTTCTTTACATTAATTATGGCAGTTTTTCTTGGACATTTAGATGACTTTTTTACATTATCAGAAGTTGGCGCATGGGCAATGGAAGTTCAAATATTTTATCTTATGGGTTCTTTAGCAATTTTTTTACAAGGTGCTGGGAAATATAGTATTGATGGCTGTACTAAGAATAAATAA
- a CDS encoding MarR family winged helix-turn-helix transcriptional regulator: protein MNINDLNADITAHKKIVLSPLSEVLKLTFPFYLAYNKIQKNISKIEDSNYNLSDSETDALITILALRDEKQTISPKKLSEKLIFSSAAITKVLKKLEDRKFIIRLDNEYDKRSKLVQITPLGEEICRKVFEDILTYENNCFSILSDKEKELFLTLFIKILKNI, encoded by the coding sequence ATGAATATAAATGACCTTAATGCAGATATTACAGCACACAAGAAAATAGTACTTTCACCCCTTAGTGAAGTATTAAAATTAACTTTCCCTTTTTATTTGGCATACAATAAAATACAAAAAAACATTTCTAAAATTGAAGATAGCAATTATAATTTAAGTGATAGTGAAACTGATGCACTGATTACTATTTTAGCCCTTAGAGATGAAAAACAAACAATTTCTCCAAAAAAATTAAGTGAAAAATTAATTTTTTCTTCAGCAGCAATCACTAAAGTATTAAAAAAACTTGAAGATAGAAAGTTTATAATTAGACTTGACAATGAATATGATAAAAGAAGTAAATTAGTACAGATAACTCCTTTAGGAGAAGAGATTTGTAGAAAAGTATTTGAAGATATTCTGACTTATGAAAATAATTGTTTTTCAATTCTTAGCGATAAGGAAAAAGAGCTTTTTCTAACTCTTTTTATAAAAATATTAAAAAATATTTAA
- a CDS encoding response regulator, giving the protein MKNRDLGILRDFNILYLEDDENLLKHTSDVLEDFVNNIFLAKTSCEAMEILLNKKVDAIVTDILLENENGIDFLNHIKSKNINIPTILTTAHTDTNYLLDAIKLKVENYIVKPINIKELLNTLHDILLPIVQQKEIQKSRSVIRTIAAITDSKQVAIVKHIINNLDNESHFTASYTDIMEEFCISKPTLIKLFKELSEKNILIKVQHKTYRFNAPSLESL; this is encoded by the coding sequence ATGAAAAATAGAGATTTAGGAATCTTAAGAGATTTTAATATTTTGTATTTAGAAGACGATGAAAATTTATTAAAACATACATCTGATGTATTAGAAGATTTTGTAAATAATATATTCCTTGCAAAAACTTCATGTGAAGCAATGGAAATTTTATTAAATAAAAAAGTTGATGCTATAGTTACTGATATTTTATTAGAAAATGAAAATGGAATTGATTTCTTAAATCATATAAAAAGCAAAAACATTAATATTCCTACTATTCTTACAACTGCTCATACAGATACAAATTATTTACTTGATGCAATAAAACTAAAAGTTGAGAATTATATAGTTAAGCCGATAAATATAAAAGAGTTACTTAATACTTTGCATGATATTTTATTGCCAATTGTTCAACAAAAAGAGATACAAAAAAGTAGAAGTGTTATAAGAACAATTGCTGCAATTACTGATAGTAAGCAAGTGGCTATTGTAAAACATATTATAAATAATTTAGATAATGAAAGTCATTTTACAGCTTCATATACAGATATTATGGAAGAGTTTTGTATATCAAAACCAACTTTGATAAAGCTCTTTAAAGAGCTTTCAGAGAAAAATATTTTAATAAAAGTCCAACATAAAACTTATAGGTTCAATGCTCCTTCTTTGGAGAGTTTATAA
- a CDS encoding twin-arginine translocation signal domain-containing protein codes for MKDNRRSFIKKTLSASALVAAAGATVAMASTKNNTSDGSHGVVVGKSNKKEILYKETAEWKAFYKASY; via the coding sequence ATGAAAGATAATAGACGGAGTTTCATTAAAAAAACTCTGAGTGCAAGCGCACTTGTAGCTGCTGCTGGTGCAACTGTTGCAATGGCTAGTACTAAGAATAATACAAGTGATGGTTCACATGGTGTTGTCGTAGGAAAATCTAATAAAAAAGAGATTTTATACAAAGAGACAGCGGAATGGAAAGCTTTTTATAAAGCTAGTTATTAA
- a CDS encoding formate dehydrogenase subunit alpha codes for MGKNELNDISLKMGRRNFLKLASIGAGVGATSMFASTDTVRKATEDEVKNPFPGSKKVKTICSICSAGCGIVAEVQNGVWVRQDVAQDHPISEGSHCCKGIDQIDLVKSKQRVKHPLKKVAGKWQRISWKQAIDEISEKMLTFRKENGPDAAMFLGSAKFNLQQAFYFRKFAAMWGTNNIDHVARIUHSATVAGVANTWGYGAMTNHFGDVVGHSKAILMIGANSAVANPIGFKHFLQAKDRNNAKLIVVDPVYTKSAAKADHYLRIRTGTDVAFIYGLLHIIFKNGWEDKKFIDSRVYGMEEVREEAKKWTPEETADVTGIPSEKIIHLATLLAKTKPTTVVWALGITQHSTGTSNTRILPILQLVLGNMGKEGGGCNIIRGHDNVQGSTDMCCLADSLPGYYGLAEASWKYYAKAWGVDYNWLQGRFHSPKWMNEKGFSLAKWWQGVLQEEKTYSSSPIRALWVQGTGITSMAQTAKVKEALDKLDLLVIAEPFVNEAAVITNKTDNIYILPVGTQFETEGSVTATNRSSQWRSKIVDPLYESKTDHEVMFEFAKKFGFYDEYVKAMKMNVVDGEYKVVKKDFNWPDDASDELARTVKTIGLGGWTAKRLKEHQENWHLFDPITLKGSGKMKGQYYGLPWPSWDTKHPGSPILYDVDTPMLKGGMGFRNRFGLEHDGVSQLPDERVSVKGSKIKGGYPEITKANIEKVLGITLTQEEKRKMGANWKVDLSGIIQEKCNEAGVCVYGNAKARAIVWTFPDPIPKHREPIHSPRMDLVRKYPTYEDQTNNFRVDVRFKSEQMAQDWSKEFPTMLVTMRVVNLSGAGMIERTSKYLSHITPEMFANINPELAAEHGLRDGDMMWLHSPQGTKIKVKAQYSNRVTPDRIALPYNFAGVMQGFDMSANYPEGTKPYAIGESSNTITNYGFDIITQIPEFNAGLCKIVKAKD; via the coding sequence ATGGGCAAAAATGAACTTAACGACATATCTTTGAAAATGGGAAGAAGAAACTTTCTAAAACTTGCTTCAATTGGTGCAGGAGTAGGAGCAACATCAATGTTCGCATCTACAGATACAGTAAGAAAAGCAACAGAAGATGAAGTAAAAAATCCTTTCCCAGGATCAAAAAAAGTCAAAACTATTTGTAGTATATGTTCTGCAGGATGTGGAATCGTAGCTGAAGTACAAAACGGAGTTTGGGTAAGACAAGATGTAGCACAAGACCATCCTATAAGTGAAGGAAGTCATTGTTGTAAAGGTATAGATCAAATAGATTTAGTAAAAAGTAAACAAAGAGTGAAACATCCACTTAAAAAAGTGGCAGGGAAATGGCAAAGAATTTCTTGGAAACAAGCAATTGATGAAATTTCTGAGAAAATGTTAACTTTTAGAAAAGAAAATGGTCCAGATGCAGCAATGTTCTTAGGATCAGCAAAATTTAATTTACAACAAGCTTTTTATTTTAGAAAGTTTGCTGCAATGTGGGGTACGAATAATATCGATCACGTAGCTAGAATTTGACATAGTGCAACTGTCGCCGGTGTGGCGAATACATGGGGTTATGGCGCTATGACAAATCATTTTGGTGATGTTGTCGGACACTCTAAAGCAATTTTAATGATTGGAGCAAATTCAGCTGTTGCAAATCCAATTGGATTTAAACATTTTCTTCAAGCAAAAGATAGAAATAATGCAAAACTAATAGTTGTTGATCCAGTATATACAAAATCTGCAGCAAAAGCAGATCATTATTTAAGAATAAGAACAGGTACAGATGTAGCATTTATTTATGGACTATTACATATCATTTTTAAAAATGGTTGGGAAGATAAAAAATTTATTGATAGTCGTGTATATGGTATGGAAGAAGTACGAGAAGAAGCTAAAAAATGGACACCAGAAGAAACAGCAGATGTTACTGGAATTCCATCTGAAAAAATTATACACTTAGCAACACTTTTAGCAAAAACAAAACCAACTACAGTTGTTTGGGCGTTAGGTATTACACAACATAGTACTGGGACATCAAATACAAGAATTCTACCAATACTTCAACTAGTATTAGGAAACATGGGTAAAGAAGGTGGAGGATGTAATATTATTAGAGGACATGATAATGTTCAAGGTTCTACTGATATGTGTTGTCTAGCCGATAGTTTACCAGGATATTATGGATTAGCTGAAGCATCTTGGAAATATTATGCGAAAGCATGGGGTGTTGATTATAACTGGTTACAAGGAAGATTTCACTCACCAAAATGGATGAATGAAAAAGGATTCTCACTTGCTAAATGGTGGCAAGGTGTATTACAAGAAGAAAAAACATATTCTTCAAGTCCTATTAGAGCTTTATGGGTTCAAGGTACGGGTATTACATCAATGGCACAAACTGCTAAAGTAAAAGAAGCACTTGATAAATTAGACTTATTAGTAATTGCAGAGCCATTTGTAAATGAAGCAGCCGTAATAACAAATAAAACCGATAATATTTATATATTACCTGTAGGAACACAGTTTGAAACAGAAGGAAGTGTAACTGCAACAAATAGATCTTCACAATGGAGAAGTAAAATTGTTGATCCTCTATATGAAAGTAAAACTGACCATGAAGTAATGTTTGAATTTGCTAAAAAATTTGGTTTTTATGATGAATATGTAAAAGCAATGAAAATGAATGTTGTTGATGGTGAATATAAAGTAGTAAAAAAAGACTTTAATTGGCCAGATGATGCATCAGATGAATTAGCAAGAACAGTAAAAACAATTGGACTTGGTGGATGGACAGCAAAAAGATTGAAAGAACATCAAGAGAATTGGCACTTATTTGATCCAATAACTTTAAAAGGTTCGGGGAAAATGAAAGGTCAATATTATGGATTACCATGGCCAAGTTGGGACACAAAACACCCAGGAAGTCCAATATTATACGATGTAGATACACCAATGTTAAAAGGTGGAATGGGATTTAGAAATAGATTTGGGTTAGAACATGATGGAGTTTCACAATTACCAGATGAAAGAGTAAGTGTAAAAGGTTCTAAAATCAAAGGTGGATATCCAGAAATTACAAAAGCTAATATAGAAAAAGTTTTAGGAATTACATTAACCCAAGAAGAAAAAAGAAAAATGGGTGCAAACTGGAAAGTTGACCTAAGTGGAATTATTCAAGAAAAATGTAATGAGGCTGGAGTATGTGTATATGGAAATGCAAAAGCAAGAGCAATTGTATGGACATTCCCAGATCCAATACCAAAACATAGAGAACCAATTCACTCTCCAAGAATGGATTTAGTTAGAAAGTATCCAACATATGAGGATCAAACAAATAACTTTAGAGTTGATGTGAGATTTAAATCAGAGCAAATGGCTCAAGATTGGTCAAAAGAGTTTCCTACTATGTTAGTAACTATGAGGGTAGTAAACCTAAGTGGAGCTGGTATGATAGAAAGAACAAGTAAATATCTCTCTCATATTACACCTGAAATGTTTGCAAACATAAATCCAGAGTTAGCAGCAGAACATGGATTAAGAGATGGTGATATGATGTGGTTACATTCACCTCAAGGAACAAAAATTAAAGTAAAAGCTCAATACAGTAATAGAGTTACGCCAGATAGAATTGCATTACCATATAACTTTGCAGGTGTAATGCAAGGTTTTGATATGAGTGCAAATTATCCAGAAGGAACGAAACCTTATGCAATAGGTGAAAGTTCAAACACAATTACAAACTATGGATTTGACATCATTACTCAAATACCAGAATTCAATGCTGGATTATGTAAAATTGTGAAAGCAAAGGACTAG
- the fdh3B gene encoding formate dehydrogenase FDH3 subunit beta, with translation MARMKFYCDEDRCIECFACTVGCSEAHELPTGISRRKVITLNEGIENLEYSLSIACMHCTDAPCEQVCPVDCFYIREDGIVLHDKNKCIGCGYCLYACPFGAPQFPRDGAFGAKGAMDKCTMCAGGPLETNSEHERELYGQNRIAEGKVPMCAAVCSTNALLVGDSQKVSEIFRQRVLSRGHNHAATTRAWSSAYKS, from the coding sequence ATGGCAAGAATGAAATTCTATTGTGATGAAGATAGATGTATTGAGTGTTTTGCTTGTACAGTTGGTTGCTCCGAAGCACATGAACTACCAACAGGTATAAGTAGAAGAAAAGTAATAACATTAAACGAAGGTATTGAAAATTTAGAATATTCATTATCAATAGCTTGTATGCATTGTACAGATGCACCATGTGAACAAGTATGTCCTGTGGATTGTTTTTACATAAGAGAAGATGGAATAGTACTACACGATAAAAATAAATGTATCGGATGTGGATATTGTTTATATGCATGCCCATTTGGAGCACCACAATTCCCACGAGATGGAGCATTTGGAGCAAAAGGAGCAATGGATAAATGTACAATGTGTGCAGGAGGACCATTAGAAACAAACAGTGAACATGAAAGAGAACTTTACGGACAGAATAGAATAGCAGAAGGTAAAGTACCAATGTGTGCAGCAGTATGTTCTACAAATGCATTATTAGTAGGAGATTCACAAAAAGTTTCTGAAATATTTAGACAAAGAGTTCTATCAAGAGGACATAACCATGCCGCTACAACAAGAGCATGGAGTTCAGCATACAAATCATAA
- a CDS encoding formate dehydrogenase subunit gamma codes for MPLQQEHGVQHTNHKERVNVKLKNILIIFLALSSLAFASESAIFGKDLIPNILAYDKEGSLHLGKWFTLLQSTYFKPIFLGVLIGVPTVFFIHYKIIGPMIFSHDRKKIYVFSIFNRIIHTIAAIAFILIVPTGFAIVFGTTLGGGEFIRFCKDVHSIATILFVISVIPMLMMWFKDMLPTSDDIKWMMILGGYLNKRKDPIPAGRFNAGQKMWFYICTFGGIVMIITGAIMFFQDFKIEFIASLGLTQIDLLRASAIIHNILGFAVAALFMTHIYMSVFAIKGAIHSIISGYKEEEEVEILHSTFYKELKKDKKL; via the coding sequence ATGCCGCTACAACAAGAGCATGGAGTTCAGCATACAAATCATAAAGAAAGAGTTAATGTGAAACTAAAAAATATATTAATAATCTTTTTAGCACTAAGTTCACTGGCATTTGCCAGTGAAAGTGCAATATTTGGGAAAGATTTAATTCCAAATATTTTAGCATATGATAAAGAAGGATCTTTACATTTAGGTAAATGGTTTACTTTATTACAAAGCACATATTTTAAACCTATATTCTTAGGCGTATTAATAGGAGTACCAACAGTCTTTTTTATACACTATAAAATTATAGGACCAATGATTTTTTCTCATGATAGAAAAAAGATTTATGTTTTTTCTATCTTTAATAGAATAATACACACAATAGCAGCAATAGCATTTATCTTAATTGTCCCAACAGGATTTGCAATCGTATTTGGAACAACATTAGGTGGTGGAGAATTTATAAGATTTTGTAAAGATGTTCATTCAATAGCAACAATACTATTTGTGATTTCAGTAATTCCTATGCTAATGATGTGGTTTAAAGATATGCTTCCAACAAGTGATGATATAAAATGGATGATGATACTTGGTGGATATTTAAACAAAAGAAAAGACCCTATTCCAGCAGGAAGATTTAATGCTGGACAAAAGATGTGGTTTTACATTTGTACATTTGGTGGAATCGTAATGATAATCACAGGTGCAATAATGTTTTTCCAAGATTTTAAAATAGAATTTATAGCTTCACTTGGATTAACACAAATTGATTTATTAAGAGCAAGTGCAATTATTCATAATATATTAGGATTTGCAGTTGCAGCATTATTTATGACACATATTTATATGTCAGTATTTGCAATTAAAGGTGCAATTCATAGCATAATAAGTGGTTATAAAGAAGAAGAAGAAGTAGAAATTCTTCATAGTACTTTTTACAAAGAACTTAAAAAAGATAAAAAACTTTAA